The segment GTCTTCCGCCCCGGAGTGGACTGGACCGCGAGAAAAAATGACAAATGTCGAAGTTCGAATGACGAAGGAAGCACGAATGCTCCAAGGAAAAACGGTCGGTCCCATCGGCAACAGCCGATTGATAGGAGTGGACCGCAGCGCGTATTTTTTCGTTCCCGGGGTGGAGTGGACCGCGGTGCGTTTTTTTCGCCCTCGGGGTGGACTGGACCGCGGCGCGTTTTTTCTGGAACGGATCGTTCCATTTCCCATCTCCTAACCACCAATCGAATAGCGCGCAGCAGTCCCCATCACGGATCAGACGCCGCAATTTTCCTCGCCACAAAATGCCTGGCCCAAAGAAGGCTCGTCCGAGAGCCAAAGACGCGAACGCAAGATCGCCCGCAGTCACCCCGAAATCGACCACAACTCCGTGCGCTTTGTCAACAGACAAAGTTTGCCTGTCTGGGGCTTGGTGCGTCTGGACGCACCAAGCCCGGACGATAGTTTGACAACCGCGCATTCTCTGGCGATGCTTTAGTTCCCGCCAGAACCTTACGCTCCGCTCACGTTATCCATTCCTGTTTCGCTGATCCCACCTTTCGTACCTAGATAAAGGTCTCTTCGTGACTAGATTGCCCAAAACATGGTTCGTTGCGGCATTGCTGCTGTCCGCTTCCGTTTGCGCCGCGGCCGAACCAAACGCTGAGTCGCTGCAGTTGACGTTGCCCCCAGTCGGATACGCAACCGTCGGGGCGGAAATGAACGTCTACTTTGACAATCTTGTCTTGGCCGACGACTCGCAGGAGCTGAAGTTCGTCGTGACCAGCGATTTGGGAACGACCGAGTCACGTCGCTGGACGGCGACTCCGACTGAGGACCAAATTGGCGACCACAACTGGCAAGTCGAAGTTCTGAAGGGAGACCAGTCGCTGGCGAAGGGAACGATGCGTTGGCATGTTAGCCCCGCTCAGGTTAAGACTCCGCGGGAAGTTTCGCTGCTGCTGATCGGCGATAGCCTGACGCATGCGACGCTCTATCCCAACGAGATTGCCCAGCGGCTCGACTATTCGGGGCTGTCGAAGTGGACAATGTTCGGGACGCACCGACCTACGAACGCCGGCCCAGGCGTAGCGCATGAGGGATACGGCGGCTGGACCTGGGAAAGTTTTCTCAAACGCTATGTCGCCAAACCGGACCTGGCGAAACGTCAGCACAGCAGCCCTTTCGTCTTTCTGGACGAGAAGGAGCCGAAGTTAAACATTTCGAAGTATCTCGAGGAGGCCTGCCAAGGGAAGACGCCCGACTATGTCGTCATCTTCCTGGGCATTAACGATTGCTTCCGTGCCGATTCGCAGGACCCTGTCAAGTTGGACCAGCATATTGATCGTGTGCTGCAGAATGCAGACGCGTTTTTGCAGGCTTTTCACCAAGCTGCTCCCGAAACCGAGTTCGGGCTC is part of the Blastopirellula sediminis genome and harbors:
- a CDS encoding SGNH/GDSL hydrolase family protein; amino-acid sequence: MTRLPKTWFVAALLLSASVCAAAEPNAESLQLTLPPVGYATVGAEMNVYFDNLVLADDSQELKFVVTSDLGTTESRRWTATPTEDQIGDHNWQVEVLKGDQSLAKGTMRWHVSPAQVKTPREVSLLLIGDSLTHATLYPNEIAQRLDYSGLSKWTMFGTHRPTNAGPGVAHEGYGGWTWESFLKRYVAKPDLAKRQHSSPFVFLDEKEPKLNISKYLEEACQGKTPDYVVIFLGINDCFRADSQDPVKLDQHIDRVLQNADAFLQAFHQAAPETEFGLCLCTPGNSRDEAFTANYQDKYTRDGWKRIQHRLVQRQLKHFGGDHPLHDQLEIIPLELNLDTIDGYPSNNAVHPNAAGYKQIGASIHAWLMAQLTKAD